One Glycine max cultivar Williams 82 chromosome 6, Glycine_max_v4.0, whole genome shotgun sequence DNA segment encodes these proteins:
- the LOC102667562 gene encoding uncharacterized protein isoform X1: MGGWNDKRNDDIDALLGADEKLEDFDDDQENKENKEGVVVEEEMDEAFNFRLNGIGSNVATGWWFVNEGEAVLLAHHDGSCTYYDITNSEARNNARILISGSFSNRYERITRCAKGWESNQVSKALKAFSLNIAIICFLPVMLHNNFTTFNLQQYSDHMSLLLSFLNFKIEISYATTIQ, from the exons ATGGGGGGCTGGAATGATAAGAGGAACGATGACATTGACGCGCTGCTCGGGGCGGATGAGAAGCTTGAGGATTTCGATGATGATCAGGAGAATAAGGAGAACAAGGAAGGTGTGGTTGTTGAGGAGGAGATGGATGAGGCTTTTAATTTTAGGCTGAATGGGATTGGTAGCAATGTTGCTACTGGTTGGTGGTTTGTGAACGAAGGCGAGGCTGTCCTCCTTGCTCACCATGATGGTTCTTGTACTTATTATGATATTACCAATAGTGAG GCAAGAAATAATGCTCGGATATTGATCTCTGGCTCATTCAGCAACCGGTATGAAAGGATCACACGGTGTGCAAAAGGCTGGGAGTCCAACCAAGTGAGTAAAGCATTAAAAGCCTTCTCTCTTAATATTGCCATTATATGCTTTCTACCAGTTATGCTGCATAATAATTTCACTACGTTCAACTTACAACAATACAGTGATCATATGTCtttgcttctttcttttctaaattttaaaatagaaatatcatACGCTACAACAATACAGTGA
- the LOC102667562 gene encoding CDT1-like protein a, chloroplastic isoform X2 produces the protein MKYILPKSVYIDRVLVHDKKSLCVVPDMKITLKFEVVKDCFGESADLALRRYFKSKLIDFFDMHPELQDMPTQKSTSSYKPAKRVLDFSLMEDNDGLGIEMDKLESIRALHESSRGCSEDCNSFGSVSAPQEEGTHACILEKSGINEMFMTTGKIMMK, from the exons ATGAAGTATATACTCCCTAAAAGTGTGTATATAGACAGGGTGCTTGTTCATGATAAGAAAAGCTTGTGTGTGGTGCCTGATATGAAGATCACCTTGAAATTTGAGGTTGTGAAAGATTGCTTTGGCGAATCTGCTGATCTGGCTCTTCGACGATATTTTAAATCTAAGCTGATTGATTTCTTTGATATGCATCCTGag CTCCAGGACATGCCTACCCAAAAGTCAACATCATCTTATAAGCCAGCAAAAAGAGTGCTTGACTTTTCCCTCATGGAGGACAATGATGGCTTGGGCATTGAAATGGACAAGTTAGAATCTATCAGAGCTCTGCATGAATCTAGCAGAGGATGTTCTGAGGATTGCAACTCTTTTGGTTCTGTTTCTGCACCTCAGGAG GAGGGCACACATGCATGCATACTTGAAAAAAGTGGGATAAATGAGATGTTTATGACAACTGGCAAGATAATGATGAAGTGA
- the LOC102667562 gene encoding uncharacterized protein isoform X3, producing the protein MGGWNDKRNDDIDALLGADEKLEDFDDDQENKENKEGVVVEEEMDEAFNFRLNGIGSNVATGWWFVNEGEAVLLAHHDGSCTYYDITNSEARNNARILISGSFSNRYERITRCAKGWESNQVYDRKSQRLVEKIIDKKIVLSIRAIYQSKICLFC; encoded by the exons ATGGGGGGCTGGAATGATAAGAGGAACGATGACATTGACGCGCTGCTCGGGGCGGATGAGAAGCTTGAGGATTTCGATGATGATCAGGAGAATAAGGAGAACAAGGAAGGTGTGGTTGTTGAGGAGGAGATGGATGAGGCTTTTAATTTTAGGCTGAATGGGATTGGTAGCAATGTTGCTACTGGTTGGTGGTTTGTGAACGAAGGCGAGGCTGTCCTCCTTGCTCACCATGATGGTTCTTGTACTTATTATGATATTACCAATAGTGAG GCAAGAAATAATGCTCGGATATTGATCTCTGGCTCATTCAGCAACCGGTATGAAAGGATCACACGGTGTGCAAAAGGCTGGGAGTCCAACCAA GTATATGATCGGAAGTCTCAAAGGcttgttgaaaaaataattgacaaaaaaattgtattgtcCATAAGAGCCATTTATCAGtcaaaaatttgtttattttgttaa